A stretch of DNA from Gottschalkia acidurici 9a:
TATTGTTACTAGAAACATTGAAGTAATGTGTCTCAATATTAAGACAAACATGGTAAAAGTTAGAACAAAGGGAGGGAGGCAATATGGGAATAAAATTTATAAAAGAATATATAAAAAATCCTAGAGCTATAGGTGCAATAACTCCAAGTTCAAAATATCTTGCCGAGAAGATGATACAGGGGATAGATTTTAAAAATTGTGAATGCATAGTGGAATATGGACCAGGAACAGGTGTATTTACGGAAAAAATAATTGAAAGTAAAATGAAGGGCACAAAGCTCATATTAATAGAGTTAAATGATGACATGTATAAAATACTTAAGGATAAGTATAAGAGTAATGGAAGCATATATATTATAAACGATTCAGCTGAAAATATAGAGAACTATTTAAGTGCATATGAAATTTCAAAGGTAGACTATATAATATCTGGCTTACCTTTTGCAAGCTTACCACAAGAAATTTCACAAAATATACTCAATAATACTAAAAAAATACTAAGAGATGATGGTAGCTTTATAACGTTTCAATATACACTATTAAAAAAGGATTTAATAAATAATTATTTTAATAAAATAATTATAAAAAGAGAAATTAAGAACATACCACCAGCGTATGTTTTGAAATGTAGTAAATAAAGAAAGCCTCTACTATTATAATAGTAGAGGCTTTTAAATATATAACTTATATCATATCAACCTTATTAAGTATATTGTAAAGAACAACAATACCAAGAAGATATATCACACCTAAAAATCCATAAGCTTTTAATCCAATGAATATAGAACCTAAAATAAGAACAGGATGTATTCCTAAATTTGTAGACATTAACTTAGGTTCTAATACTTGCCTTATTATAGTAATTAATAAGAACATAATAACAAGTCCTATAGCAATGAAACTATTACCAGTTAAATAAAAATATAGAGCCATAGGCATGAGTACAGATCCAACACCTAGAACAGGTAATAAGTCAACAATAGCTGTTAGAAAGCTTAGCATAAGTGCATAATCAATTCCTAATATAGTTAATCCTACAAGGGTTTCAACAAAAGTTAATGATAATATGCAAGCATATGATTTAAAATATCCAAATAACATTTTCTTAGATTCTCTTAATATATGTCTTACCTTGAATCTACCACTAGAAGAAAACACTGAAAGAATTCTAGTTTCTATATTTGGCATGTCTTTTGAGAAAAAGTAAGTTGCTAAAAAAGTTATAAATGCTACCATCAATAGCATAGGAAGACCAACTACAAATGATAGAGCTTTATTCATAACAAATCTAGTTACGTTTAGAGTACTAGAAATAATAGTAGAGATTTGACTATAAAACTTATCAATTAAATTAAAATCAAATTTAGGAAAATCAAATTTA
This window harbors:
- a CDS encoding class I SAM-dependent methyltransferase; the protein is MGIKFIKEYIKNPRAIGAITPSSKYLAEKMIQGIDFKNCECIVEYGPGTGVFTEKIIESKMKGTKLILIELNDDMYKILKDKYKSNGSIYIINDSAENIENYLSAYEISKVDYIISGLPFASLPQEISQNILNNTKKILRDDGSFITFQYTLLKKDLINNYFNKIIIKREIKNIPPAYVLKCSK
- the ytvI gene encoding sporulation integral membrane protein YtvI: MFKQIFIDKSKKTIIFLVVYTILFFLFFSTLSYTLPFVLAFAISIFTKPLNRFLKKKLKTSSSVSSILSTLIVYTILLLILSAILFKVVNEIRLLLESLPDINTLGVYLDNFINYLDKFDFPKFDFNLIDKFYSQISTIISSTLNVTRFVMNKALSFVVGLPMLLMVAFITFLATYFFSKDMPNIETRILSVFSSSGRFKVRHILRESKKMLFGYFKSYACILSLTFVETLVGLTILGIDYALMLSFLTAIVDLLPVLGVGSVLMPMALYFYLTGNSFIAIGLVIMFLLITIIRQVLEPKLMSTNLGIHPVLILGSIFIGLKAYGFLGVIYLLGIVVLYNILNKVDMI